The Halobacillus amylolyticus nucleotide sequence ATCGTATGAATTAAATCATCACGAAGAACAGGATGAACAGAGCCAATCCTTTGAAGCATCAATGTTGTTAGTTCTTGCAGGCTTTTACCTTCAGGCAATACAAAATCATTTGCCTTTATCGGTTGCAGCACATCGATCAATTTGGTCTCCATTAAACCCCTCCCTAAAAGTGTATTCATTGTACCATACAGCATTATAAATAACGCAAACATTATGCTGTGAGTTTAGTCTATGATCATTTTCTGCTAAAATAGATGAGACAAGTAGTAGAGGAGGAACTTTGATGGCTATTAAAATTGAAGAAACACCAAATCCGAATGCACGTAAGTTTACCACAGACTCATTAATCTTCAGAGGGGATGGCAGCGTGTCTGTTATGCCTGGTCAAACGAGCGAACACGCTATTATGAATGAATTGATGGCACTTGATGGTGTAGATAATGTATTCGGCTTTCAAAATTTCATTACAATAAACAAATTACCAAATGCAGACTGGGAG carries:
- a CDS encoding NifU N-terminal domain-containing protein, with the translated sequence MAIKIEETPNPNARKFTTDSLIFRGDGSVSVMPGQTSEHAIMNELMALDGVDNVFGFQNFITINKLPNADWEALAPKVEGLLSENGY